From Frateuria aurantia DSM 6220, one genomic window encodes:
- the rpsG gene encoding 30S ribosomal protein S7 yields MSRKGSHPARQVLPDPKHGSQLIARFINMVMKSGKKSVAESIVYGALAHLGEKNAEPVQLVEKALGNIAPAVEVKSRRVGGATYQVPVEVRPGRRMALAMRWAIDSARKRGETSMPRKLAAELLEASENRGGAIKKREETHRMAEANKAFSHYRW; encoded by the coding sequence ATGTCGCGTAAAGGTTCACATCCCGCCCGTCAGGTTCTGCCGGATCCCAAGCACGGTTCCCAGCTGATTGCCCGTTTCATCAATATGGTGATGAAGAGCGGCAAGAAGTCGGTGGCCGAGAGCATCGTCTACGGCGCGCTGGCCCATCTGGGCGAGAAGAACGCCGAGCCGGTCCAGCTGGTCGAAAAGGCCCTGGGCAACATCGCCCCGGCCGTCGAAGTCAAGTCGCGTCGCGTCGGTGGTGCCACCTATCAGGTGCCCGTCGAAGTGCGTCCGGGTCGTCGCATGGCGCTGGCCATGCGTTGGGCCATCGATTCCGCCCGCAAGCGCGGCGAGACCTCGATGCCGCGCAAGCTGGCTGCAGAGCTGCTGGAAGCTTCGGAAAACCGTGGTGGCGCGATCAAGAAGCGCGAAGAAACCCACCGTATGGCCGAAGCCAACAAGGCGTTCTCGCACTACCGCTGGTAA
- the rpsL gene encoding 30S ribosomal protein S12 — translation MATINQLVGKPRSPKSYKSASPALQGSPQRRGVCTRVYTTTPKKPNSALRKVAKVRLTNGYEVISYIGGEGHNLQEHSVVLIRGGRVKDLPGVRYHTVRGSLDCAGVAKRRQARSKYGAKRPK, via the coding sequence ATGGCAACGATCAACCAGCTGGTGGGCAAGCCTCGCAGCCCGAAAAGCTACAAGAGCGCCTCTCCGGCGCTGCAGGGCAGCCCGCAACGTCGTGGTGTCTGCACCCGCGTCTACACGACCACCCCGAAGAAGCCGAACTCGGCTCTGCGCAAGGTCGCCAAGGTGCGTCTGACCAATGGCTACGAAGTCATCAGCTACATCGGTGGCGAAGGTCACAATCTTCAGGAGCACTCCGTGGTGCTGATCCGTGGCGGTCGTGTCAAGGATCTTCCGGGTGTGCGTTATCATACGGTTCGCGGCAGTCTCGACTGCGCCGGTGTCGCCAAGCGTCGCCAGGCACGTTCGAAGTACGGCGCCAAGCGTCCGAAGTAA
- the rpoC gene encoding DNA-directed RNA polymerase subunit beta' — protein sequence MKDLLNLFNQQRATPDFDAIKIALASPELIRSWSYGEVKKPETINYRTFKPERDGLFCAAIFGPVKDYECLCGKYKRMKHRGVVCEKCGTEVTLAKVRRERMGHIELAAPTAHIWFLKSLPSRIGLMLDMTLRDIERILYFEAFVVIDGGLTALERGQLLSEDQYLEAVEEHGDEFDARMGAEAVGELLKSLDLPAEVIRLKEEIASTNSETKLKRLTKRVKLIEAFLESGNRPEWMVLTVLPVLPPDLRPLVPLDGGRFATSDLNDLYRRVINRNNRLKRLLELAAPDIIVRNEKRMLQESVDALLDNGRRGRAITGSNKRALKSLADMIKGKQGRFRQNLLGKRVDYSGRSVIVVGPTLRLHQCGLPKKMALELFKPFIFAKLQQRGEASTIKAAKKLVEREESQVWDILEEVIREHPVLLNRAPTLHRLGIQAFEPKLIEGKAIQLHPLVCTAFNADFDGDQMAVHVPLSIEAQLEARALMMATNNILSPANGEPIIVPSQDVVLGLYYMTRELVTAKGSGMVFANVAEVRRAYDNRAVELHAKVKVRIHAVEVDADGNRTETTKLVDTTAGRALLMEILPEGLPFELANTELTKKSISRLINQCYRLLGLKDTVVFADQLMYTGFRFATRAGISIGIDDMIIPDQKKPILEEAEKEVVEIQEQYQSGLVTAGERYNKVVDIWSRTNELVAKAMIDGIGTEKVVDAEGKTVNQKSMNSLYIMADSGARGSVAQIRQLAGMRGLMARPDGSIIETPIKANFREGLNVLQYFNSTHGARKGLADTALKTANSGYLTRRLVDVAQDVVITEFDCGTYEGLVMQAVVEGGDVVEPLRERVLGRVVCEDVYAPGSDDQPIVERGTLLDEQLVEKLDHAGVQIVKVRSPIACSAEHGVCAQCYGRDLARGHLVNMGEAVGVVAAQSIGEPGTQLTMRTFHIGGAASRAAAVDNVSVRTTGSLKFNNLKTVQHSQGHLVAVSRSGEVSVIDANGRERERYKVPYGAILSLKDGEAVKAGQTVANWDPHTHPIVSEVAGVVRYIDFIDGVTVQSQTDDLTGLESAVVTDPKRRGTAAKDLRPIVRLEDNQGRELKLPGTDVSAQYFLPAGAIVSIQNGAEVGVGDVVARIPQETSKTRDITGGLPRVADLFEARKPKEPAILAERSGVISFGKDTKGKQRLIIKDVDGDEHEELIPKWRQVIVFEGEHVEKGETVVDGEPNPHDILRLLGVEPLAAYLVKEIQDVYRLQGVKINDKHIESIIRQMLRKVEITEPGDSTYLRGEQVERIRINAENEKAVSRGEHPASYQSVLLGITKASLATESFISAASFQETTRVLTEAAVRGTKDNLRGLKENVIVGRLIPAGTGLAYHAQRRNADGLSAFDFEVLTGAGSSDAKPAKAEVDAGSL from the coding sequence CCGGAAACGATCAACTACCGCACCTTCAAGCCGGAGCGTGACGGCCTGTTCTGCGCCGCGATCTTCGGTCCGGTCAAGGACTACGAGTGCCTGTGCGGCAAGTACAAGCGCATGAAGCACCGCGGCGTGGTGTGCGAGAAGTGCGGCACCGAGGTCACCCTGGCCAAGGTCCGTCGCGAGCGGATGGGCCACATCGAGCTGGCCGCCCCGACCGCGCACATCTGGTTCCTCAAGTCGCTGCCTTCGCGCATCGGTCTGATGCTGGATATGACGCTGCGTGATATCGAGCGGATCCTGTATTTCGAAGCCTTCGTGGTGATCGACGGCGGTCTGACGGCGCTGGAGCGCGGTCAGCTGCTGAGCGAAGACCAGTACCTGGAAGCCGTCGAAGAGCATGGCGACGAATTCGATGCCCGCATGGGTGCCGAAGCCGTGGGCGAGCTGCTGAAGTCGCTGGACCTGCCGGCCGAAGTCATCCGCCTGAAGGAAGAAATTGCCTCCACCAATTCCGAGACCAAGCTGAAGCGGCTGACCAAGCGCGTGAAGCTGATCGAGGCCTTCCTGGAGTCGGGCAACCGTCCGGAATGGATGGTGCTGACCGTGCTGCCGGTGCTGCCGCCGGACCTGCGTCCGCTGGTGCCGCTGGACGGCGGCCGTTTCGCGACCTCGGATCTGAACGATCTGTACCGTCGCGTGATCAACCGCAACAATCGTCTGAAGCGCCTGCTGGAACTGGCTGCGCCCGACATCATCGTGCGCAATGAAAAGCGCATGCTGCAGGAGTCGGTGGATGCCCTGCTGGACAACGGCCGTCGCGGCCGTGCCATCACCGGCAGCAACAAGCGCGCGCTGAAGTCGCTGGCCGACATGATCAAGGGCAAGCAGGGCCGCTTCCGCCAGAACCTGCTGGGCAAGCGCGTCGACTACTCCGGTCGTTCGGTGATCGTGGTGGGGCCGACCCTGCGTCTGCACCAGTGCGGTCTGCCCAAGAAGATGGCGCTGGAGCTGTTCAAGCCCTTTATCTTCGCCAAGCTGCAGCAGCGTGGCGAAGCCTCGACCATCAAGGCGGCCAAGAAGCTGGTCGAGCGCGAAGAGTCGCAGGTCTGGGACATCCTTGAAGAAGTGATCCGCGAGCATCCGGTGCTGCTGAACCGTGCGCCGACCCTGCACCGTCTGGGCATCCAGGCCTTCGAACCGAAGCTGATCGAAGGCAAGGCCATCCAGCTGCATCCGTTGGTCTGCACCGCCTTCAACGCCGACTTCGACGGCGATCAGATGGCCGTGCACGTGCCGCTGTCCATCGAGGCGCAGCTGGAAGCGCGCGCTTTGATGATGGCGACCAACAACATCCTTTCGCCCGCCAACGGCGAACCCATCATCGTGCCTTCGCAGGACGTGGTGCTGGGGCTGTACTACATGACCCGCGAGCTGGTGACGGCGAAGGGCAGCGGCATGGTGTTCGCCAACGTCGCCGAAGTCCGTCGCGCCTACGACAACCGTGCGGTGGAACTGCACGCCAAGGTCAAGGTCCGCATCCACGCCGTGGAAGTCGACGCCGATGGCAACCGCACGGAAACGACCAAGCTGGTGGATACCACCGCCGGTCGTGCCCTGCTGATGGAAATCCTGCCTGAAGGCCTGCCCTTCGAGCTGGCCAACACCGAGCTGACCAAGAAGTCGATCTCGCGGCTGATCAACCAGTGCTACCGTCTGCTGGGTCTGAAGGACACCGTGGTGTTCGCCGACCAGCTGATGTACACCGGTTTCCGCTTCGCGACCCGTGCCGGCATTTCGATCGGCATCGATGACATGATCATCCCTGACCAGAAGAAGCCGATTCTGGAAGAGGCCGAGAAGGAAGTCGTCGAGATCCAGGAACAGTACCAGTCGGGTCTGGTCACCGCCGGCGAGCGCTACAACAAGGTGGTCGATATCTGGTCGCGTACCAACGAACTGGTCGCCAAGGCCATGATCGACGGTATCGGCACCGAGAAGGTGGTCGATGCCGAAGGCAAGACCGTCAACCAGAAGTCGATGAACTCGCTGTACATCATGGCCGACTCCGGTGCCCGAGGCTCGGTGGCCCAGATTCGTCAGCTGGCCGGCATGCGTGGTCTGATGGCCCGTCCCGATGGCTCCATCATCGAGACGCCCATCAAGGCCAACTTCCGCGAAGGCCTGAACGTGCTGCAGTACTTCAACTCTACCCACGGTGCCCGTAAGGGTCTGGCGGATACGGCGTTGAAGACCGCGAACTCGGGTTATCTGACCCGTCGTCTGGTCGACGTGGCCCAGGACGTGGTGATCACCGAATTCGATTGCGGCACCTACGAAGGTCTGGTGATGCAGGCCGTGGTCGAAGGCGGCGATGTGGTCGAGCCGCTGCGCGAGCGCGTGCTGGGTCGTGTCGTCTGCGAAGACGTGTATGCTCCGGGCAGCGATGATCAGCCCATCGTCGAGCGCGGCACCCTGCTGGACGAACAGCTGGTCGAGAAGCTCGATCACGCCGGCGTGCAGATCGTCAAGGTCCGTTCGCCCATCGCCTGCTCGGCCGAGCATGGTGTCTGCGCCCAGTGCTACGGTCGCGACCTGGCTCGTGGCCATCTGGTCAACATGGGTGAAGCCGTCGGTGTCGTGGCCGCCCAGTCGATCGGCGAGCCCGGCACCCAGCTGACCATGCGTACCTTCCATATCGGTGGTGCGGCATCGCGAGCGGCGGCGGTCGACAATGTGTCGGTGCGCACCACGGGCAGCCTGAAGTTCAACAATCTGAAGACCGTCCAGCACTCGCAGGGCCATCTGGTGGCCGTGTCGCGTTCGGGCGAAGTCTCGGTGATCGATGCCAACGGCCGCGAGCGCGAGCGCTACAAGGTGCCTTACGGCGCGATTTTGTCGCTGAAGGACGGCGAGGCGGTCAAGGCCGGACAGACCGTGGCCAACTGGGATCCGCATACCCATCCGATCGTCTCGGAAGTGGCCGGTGTGGTCCGCTATATCGACTTTATCGATGGCGTGACCGTGCAGAGCCAGACCGACGACCTGACCGGTCTGGAGTCGGCGGTGGTCACCGATCCGAAGCGTCGCGGTACCGCGGCCAAGGATCTGCGGCCCATCGTGCGTCTGGAAGACAACCAGGGCCGCGAGCTGAAGCTGCCGGGTACCGATGTGTCGGCCCAGTACTTCCTGCCTGCCGGCGCCATCGTGTCGATCCAGAACGGTGCCGAGGTGGGCGTGGGTGACGTGGTTGCCCGTATTCCGCAGGAAACCTCCAAGACCCGCGACATCACCGGTGGTCTGCCTCGCGTGGCTGACTTGTTCGAAGCCCGCAAGCCCAAGGAGCCGGCGATTCTGGCCGAGCGCTCGGGTGTCATCAGCTTCGGCAAGGACACCAAGGGCAAGCAGCGTCTGATCATCAAGGACGTGGACGGTGACGAGCACGAGGAGCTGATTCCGAAGTGGCGTCAGGTCATCGTGTTCGAAGGCGAGCATGTGGAGAAGGGCGAGACCGTCGTGGACGGCGAACCCAATCCGCACGACATCCTGCGCCTGCTGGGTGTCGAGCCGCTGGCAGCCTATCTGGTCAAGGAAATCCAGGACGTTTACCGTCTGCAGGGCGTGAAGATCAACGACAAGCACATCGAGTCGATCATCCGTCAGATGCTGCGCAAGGTGGAAATCACCGAGCCGGGCGACAGCACCTATCTGCGCGGCGAGCAGGTCGAACGTATCCGCATCAATGCGGAGAACGAGAAGGCCGTCTCCCGTGGCGAGCATCCGGCCAGCTACCAGTCGGTGCTGCTGGGTATCACCAAGGCATCGCTGGCGACCGAATCGTTCATCTCGGCGGCCTCCTTCCAGGAGACCACCCGGGTGCTGACCGAGGCGGCTGTCCGCGGCACCAAGGATAACTTGCGGGGCCTCAAGGAAAATGTTATTGTTGGCCGCTTGATTCCGGCAGGTACCGGCCTGGCGTATCATGCGCAGCGTCGCAATGCTGACGGCCTGTCCGCCTTCGACTTCGAAGTGCTGACCGGCGCAGGCAGCAGCGATGCCAAGCCCGCCAAGGCAGAGGTCGACGCCGGCAGCCTTTGA
- the tuf gene encoding elongation factor Tu → MAKGKFERTKPHVNVGTIGHVDHGKTTLTAALTKIGAERFGGEFKAYDAIDAAPEEKARGITISTAHVEYESPTRHYAHVDCPGHADYVKNMITGAAQMDGAILVCSAADGPMPQTREHILLSRQVGVPYIVVFLNKADMVDDAELIELVEMEVRELLSKYDFPGDDTPIIQGSALKALEGDQSDIGVPAIIKLVDALDTYIPEPERDIDKSFLMPVEDVFSISGRGTVVTGRVERGIIKVGEEIEIVGIRPTTKTTVTGVEMFRKLLDQGQAGDNVGLLLRGTKRDDVERGQVLAKPGSITPHTDFEAEVYVLSKDEGGRHTPFFKGYRPQFYFRTTDVTGAVELPEGVEMVMPGDNIKMVVSLIHPIAMDEGLRFAIREGGRTVGAGVVAKVIK, encoded by the coding sequence ATGGCAAAGGGTAAATTCGAGCGGACCAAGCCGCACGTGAACGTGGGCACCATCGGCCACGTGGATCATGGCAAGACGACGCTGACCGCCGCACTGACCAAGATCGGTGCCGAGCGCTTCGGTGGCGAGTTCAAGGCGTATGACGCGATCGATGCGGCGCCGGAAGAAAAGGCTCGTGGCATCACGATTTCGACCGCTCACGTCGAATACGAATCCCCGACCCGTCACTACGCCCACGTCGACTGCCCCGGCCACGCTGACTATGTGAAGAACATGATCACCGGTGCCGCCCAGATGGACGGCGCGATCCTGGTGTGCTCGGCCGCTGACGGCCCGATGCCGCAGACCCGCGAGCACATCCTGCTGTCGCGTCAGGTCGGCGTGCCGTACATCGTGGTGTTCCTGAACAAGGCCGACATGGTCGACGACGCCGAGCTGATCGAGCTGGTCGAAATGGAAGTCCGCGAACTGCTGTCGAAGTACGACTTCCCGGGTGACGATACCCCGATCATCCAGGGTTCGGCTCTGAAGGCGCTGGAAGGCGACCAGTCGGATATCGGCGTGCCGGCCATCATCAAGCTGGTCGATGCGCTGGACACCTACATTCCGGAACCCGAGCGCGACATCGACAAGTCGTTCCTGATGCCGGTGGAAGACGTGTTCTCCATCTCCGGTCGTGGCACCGTGGTGACCGGTCGCGTCGAGCGCGGCATCATCAAGGTCGGTGAGGAAATCGAAATCGTCGGCATCCGTCCGACCACCAAGACGACCGTGACCGGCGTGGAAATGTTCCGCAAGCTGCTGGATCAGGGTCAGGCGGGTGACAACGTGGGTCTGCTGCTGCGCGGCACCAAGCGTGACGACGTCGAGCGTGGCCAGGTGCTGGCCAAGCCGGGTTCGATCACCCCGCACACCGATTTCGAAGCCGAAGTCTATGTGCTGTCGAAGGATGAAGGTGGTCGTCACACCCCGTTCTTCAAGGGCTACCGTCCGCAGTTCTACTTCCGTACCACCGACGTGACCGGTGCCGTGGAACTGCCGGAAGGCGTGGAAATGGTGATGCCGGGCGACAACATCAAGATGGTGGTGAGCCTGATCCATCCGATCGCCATGGACGAAGGCCTGCGCTTCGCGATCCGCGAAGGCGGTCGTACCGTCGGCGCCGGCGTGGTGGCCAAGGTTATCAAGTAA
- a CDS encoding Blp family class II bacteriocin: MMELDSTQVDQIQGGASATAIIGAVIGGALTGGAIGSTVGAAIGGPIGAGFGGAFGVIAGGAGASFTAAAHIHPATLAVREAAWAS; encoded by the coding sequence ATGATGGAATTGGACAGCACACAAGTTGACCAGATTCAGGGCGGCGCATCCGCTACAGCCATCATCGGCGCCGTTATAGGGGGTGCCCTCACTGGTGGAGCCATCGGGTCCACCGTCGGCGCTGCCATTGGCGGCCCCATTGGCGCAGGCTTCGGCGGGGCTTTCGGCGTGATTGCAGGAGGCGCTGGCGCAAGCTTTACCGCCGCGGCCCACATCCATCCTGCCACGCTGGCCGTTCGGGAGGCCGCATGGGCCTCCTGA
- the fusA gene encoding elongation factor G, whose amino-acid sequence MARTTPIERYRNFGIMAHIDAGKTTTTERILFYTGVNRKLGEVHDGTAAMDWMEQEQERGITITSAATTCFWQGMDRSLAQHRLNIIDTPGHVDFTIEVERSLRVLDGAVFVLCAVSGVQPQSEAVWRQANKYRVPRLAFINKMDRVGADFEQVVAQLRVRLDAMPVPMQLPIGAEDEFEGVVDLVRMQAIYWDGDSQGMQFEYRDIPANLTAEAEQARERMVEAVAETSEALMDKYLEDGELSSEEIMQALRQATIANQIVPVFCGSAFRNKGVQALLDGVVALLPSPAERPAICGLDEQGREVRREPTDEAPFSALAFKIMQDPEAGTLTFFRVYSGTLASGDQIYNPGQGHKERIGRLVQMHANEREELKDVRAGDIAAAVGLKDVVTGDTLCSYRDVLSLERIMFPEPVIAVSVEPRTEADQFRLGPALAQLAAEDPSFRIRVDAESGQTVVSGMGELHLDIIVERLRREYQVEINVGRPQVAYREAICAAVRQECRFSRQVGGMGQYAHVVLELEPAPAGSGYSFENAIVGGTMPKEFGVAIDKGIQEAMLHGPLAGYPVVDMKVRLVDGSYHAVDSSEMAFRIAGATAFRDGFGKAQPVLLEPIMQVGVATPEEYMGDVMGELSRRRGLLQGADDTPSGKLITACVPLGEMFGYATSLRSQTQGRATFTMAFDHYADTPGTIAEQVMKVA is encoded by the coding sequence GTGGCACGCACCACTCCGATCGAGCGTTATCGCAATTTCGGCATCATGGCGCATATCGATGCCGGGAAGACCACGACGACCGAGCGGATACTGTTCTATACCGGCGTCAACCGGAAACTGGGCGAAGTGCATGACGGCACGGCGGCCATGGACTGGATGGAGCAGGAGCAGGAACGGGGCATTACCATCACATCGGCGGCCACGACCTGCTTCTGGCAGGGTATGGACCGTTCGCTGGCACAACACCGCCTCAACATTATCGATACGCCAGGGCATGTCGACTTCACCATCGAAGTCGAGCGTTCCCTGAGAGTATTGGATGGGGCGGTGTTTGTGCTGTGCGCCGTCAGTGGGGTGCAGCCGCAGTCGGAAGCCGTCTGGCGACAAGCCAACAAATATCGCGTGCCCCGGCTGGCGTTCATCAACAAGATGGACCGGGTCGGTGCCGATTTCGAGCAGGTCGTAGCCCAGTTGCGGGTGCGGCTCGATGCCATGCCGGTGCCGATGCAATTGCCGATCGGCGCCGAGGACGAGTTCGAAGGCGTTGTCGATCTTGTCCGCATGCAGGCCATCTACTGGGATGGCGACAGTCAGGGCATGCAGTTCGAATACCGCGACATTCCCGCAAACCTGACAGCCGAGGCTGAGCAGGCCCGCGAGCGAATGGTCGAGGCGGTCGCGGAGACTTCCGAGGCCTTGATGGACAAATATCTCGAGGATGGTGAATTGTCATCCGAAGAGATCATGCAGGCCTTGCGGCAGGCCACCATTGCCAACCAGATCGTGCCCGTGTTCTGTGGCTCGGCCTTTCGGAACAAGGGTGTGCAGGCGCTGCTCGATGGCGTGGTGGCCTTGCTGCCGTCGCCGGCCGAGCGCCCTGCGATCTGCGGGCTGGACGAGCAGGGGCGTGAAGTGCGGCGCGAGCCGACCGACGAGGCCCCTTTCTCGGCGTTGGCCTTCAAGATCATGCAGGACCCGGAGGCGGGGACGCTGACTTTCTTCCGTGTCTATTCGGGGACGCTGGCCAGCGGCGATCAGATCTACAACCCCGGTCAGGGCCACAAGGAGCGGATCGGGCGCCTGGTGCAGATGCATGCCAACGAGCGCGAAGAGCTGAAAGACGTCCGTGCCGGCGATATTGCCGCAGCGGTCGGTCTGAAGGATGTCGTCACCGGCGATACGCTGTGCTCGTATCGCGATGTGCTCAGTCTGGAGCGGATCATGTTCCCGGAGCCGGTGATCGCGGTATCGGTGGAGCCGCGTACCGAGGCCGACCAGTTCCGGCTGGGGCCGGCGCTGGCGCAGTTGGCCGCCGAGGATCCCTCGTTCCGGATCCGGGTCGATGCCGAAAGCGGGCAGACCGTGGTGTCGGGTATGGGCGAGCTGCACCTGGATATCATCGTCGAGCGCCTGCGCCGCGAGTATCAGGTGGAGATCAATGTCGGCCGGCCCCAGGTGGCTTACCGTGAGGCGATTTGCGCAGCGGTCCGCCAGGAATGCCGCTTCAGTCGCCAGGTAGGAGGCATGGGGCAATATGCGCATGTGGTGCTGGAGTTGGAGCCGGCACCGGCAGGCAGCGGCTACAGTTTTGAAAACGCCATTGTCGGCGGTACGATGCCCAAGGAATTCGGTGTCGCCATCGACAAGGGCATCCAGGAAGCGATGCTGCATGGTCCGCTGGCCGGTTATCCGGTGGTGGACATGAAGGTCCGCCTGGTCGACGGGTCCTACCATGCGGTGGATTCGTCGGAAATGGCCTTTCGGATTGCCGGTGCGACGGCCTTCCGGGATGGCTTCGGCAAGGCGCAGCCGGTGTTGCTGGAACCGATCATGCAGGTTGGGGTGGCGACTCCGGAAGAGTACATGGGTGACGTGATGGGCGAGCTCAGTCGGCGTCGCGGCCTCTTGCAAGGGGCTGATGACACCCCATCTGGTAAGTTGATCACGGCGTGTGTACCGTTGGGCGAAATGTTTGGTTATGCCACCAGCCTGCGTTCGCAAACCCAGGGGAGGGCAACCTTCACCATGGCGTTCGATCACTATGCTGATACGCCCGGCACCATTGCCGAGCAGGTCATGAAAGTGGCTTGA